The region TCGATCGAGGTGTCGTACTTCGGCCCGATCGGGCTGCCGGCACGCAACTGCGCGCGTTCGGCCTCGGTGATCGCACCCATGCGGCAGCGCGGTGGCGCCACCAGGGTGCGTTCGACCGGCATCGGCACGCCCTTGTCCTGCAGGGTCGAGACCAGCGCCTCGCCGGTGCCGAGCTGGGAGATCACCTCGGCGACCTTGAGCGCCGGATTGGGCACGAAGGTTTCGGCCGCGGTCTTGACCGCCTTCTGGTCGCGCGGGGTGAAGGCGCGTAGCGCGTGCTGCACGCGGTTGCCGAGCTGGCCGAGAATGTTGTCGGGGATGTCGTCGGGAAACTGCGAGCAGAAATACACGCCGACGCCCTTGGAGCGGATGATGCGCACGACCTGTTCGACGCGTTGCTGCAGCGCCGGCGGCGCGTCGTCGAACAACAGATGGGCCTCGTCGAACACGAACACCAATTTGGGCCGGTCGAGGTCGCCGACTTCGGGCAGTTGCTCGAACAGCTCCGACAGCAGCCACAGCAGGAAGCTCGAATACAGGCGCGGCTTGAGGATCAGCGAATCGGCGGCGAGGATGTTGATGACGCCGCGGCCGTCGCTGGTGGTGCGCATCAGGTCGTTGAGTTCCAGCGCCGGCTCGCCGAAGAAATGGGCGCCGCCTTCCTGTTCCAGGCGCAACAGCGAGCGCTGGATCGCGCCGACCGACTGGGTGCTGACCAGGCCGTAGCTGGTCGAGATGTCCTTGCGCTCGTCGGCGACCAGGCCGAGCAGGGCGCGCAGGTCTTCCAGGTCGAGCAGCAGCAGGCCGCGGTCGTCGGCGAGCTTGAACACGATGTCGAGCACGCCCGACTGGGTGTCGTTGAGTTCGAGGATGCGCGCGAGCAGGGTCGGGCCCATTTCGCTGACCGTGGTGCGCACCGGATGGCCCAGCTTGCCGAACAGGTCCCAGAACACCGTCGGGTTGCCGGCGGGGGTGAAGTCGCTGATGCCGATCTCGCCGAGGCGGGCCTGCAGCTTGTCGTTGAGGGTGCCGGGCATGGCCAGGCCGGCGACGTCGCCCTTCACGTCGGCGAGGAATACCGGCACACCCTGGCGCGAAAAGCCTTCGGCCAGCGTCATCAGGGTGACGGTCTTGCCGGTACCGGTGGCGCCGGCGACCAGGCCGTGGCGGTTGCCGAGCTTGGTGTGCAGGAACACCTGGCCGCTGTCGGGGGTGGTCACGGCCTTGCCGATCAGGATGTCGTTCTGGGTTGCGCCGGGGGTCGAAGCCATATCCGCGTCCGTGATCCATGAAGAGAAAGCGAAGGGCCGATTCTAGCGGCAGCGTCATGAGGTTCGTGAACTGTGATCCGGCCCGGCTCATGCGCCGGCGCGACCGGGGTCGCGATTCGCCGCAGACGGCGCCGGAATGAACCCGGCAAACCCGGAAAAGCCGGCGATGTCGTGTTTTCTTGCCGCGCCCGGACCCCGCCGTTACCCTGGGCCCCCGCAACAAGGACCTGCCGCACGCCACATGCCTGCTTCCCTCCGCATCCCTGGCGCACTCGCGCCGCTCGCCGCCGCGCTCGCGCTGTCCTGTCTTTCGCCCGATGCCGCCGCGCTGTCCAAGCGCGACCAGGCCGCCGTCGATGCCCTGACCCAGCGCATGCAGTCCGGCGAGGCCCGTTATCAGTCGGCCCTGGTCAAGATCCGCAACGCCGACCCGGCCGGGCGCCGCGAGAGCGATGCCGCGCTCGAGGACATGGAGGACGTGATCGCCGCCTGCATGAAGCAGAAGGGTTGCCAACTGACCACGATGCTCGCCGGCTATAAGCGCCTGCTCAAGGCCAATGCCGACGCCTCCACCGCCGCCGGCGACGAAGAAGTCGACGAAGGCGGCACGCTCGACAGCGAAGGGCTCGGCGCCGATGTGCCGGAGGCCGCGCGCGCGGCCGCGCTGCTCAGCGACGACGGCCAGCGCTTCGTCAAGATGGTCCAGTACAACCCGGCGGTGCAGGCCGGCATCCGCCGCTGGCTCACCGACATGCGCGGTTCGTTGATCCAGACCCATGAGAACTACCAGTACATGCGCCAGATGATGTGGCCGCAGTTCGAGCGCGCCGGCCTGCCGGAAGCGCTGCTGTTCGGGATCATGGCCAAGGAGTCCAACGGCAAGGTCCACGTGACCTCGCGCGCCGGCGCCGCCGGCCCCTTGCAGTTCATGTTCGCCACCGGCAAGCGCTTCGGTCTCGGCGACGACGGCAGCGGTTTCGACACCCGCTACGACCCGCGCGCTTCCTCCGAGGCCGCCGCTTCTTACTTGAACGAGCGCCTGGGCCAGCTCAACAACAGCATCGAGATGTCGCTGGCGGCCTACAACGGCGGCGAAGGCCGCGCGCTGCGCATCAACAACGCCAGCGGCGGGCGCAATTTCTGGGACGAGTCGGTCTACAACCAGTTTCCGGCCGAGACCCGCGACTACGTACCGATGGTGATCGCGGCCGCCTGGCTGTACCTGCATCCGCGCGAATACGGCCTGCGCTTCCCCCGTATCGACGCCAAGCCGGCGCCGCTGCGTCTGAGCAAGGCTACCTCGATCTACGAGCTGACCATCTGCCTGGGCAACGGCGGCACCCGCGAGGGCTATATGCGCGCCCTGCGCAACCTCAACCCGCGTTACCAGCCCAGCAGCTATCTGGCGGCCGGCACCAGCCTCAACGCCACGGTCAAGATGGTCGGCCTGTACAACCGCTGGTGCACCCAGGGCAAGCGCGCGGACCTCGCCCATACCCTGGTCATGAGCGATGCCAGCAATGCCATCGTCCGCATCGGCCCGCTGACCGTGTTGCCGTCTTCCGACGGTGCCGTCGACGGCACCCAGCCGACCACCATCGCCGCCGGCGAACTGGCCGGCCTGGCTTCGCCGCAAGCGCCGGCGAAGAAGAAGCCGGCGACGCCGCGCGACTACCGCGTGCAGCGCGGCGAAACCCTGACCGACGTCGCGCAAAAGTTCCAGTGCGACACCAAGCAGCTCGCCAAGGCCAATGGCATCAAGGCCCCGCGTTATATGGTCAAGCCGGGACAGAAGCTCAAGCTCAACGGCTGCGGGCCCTGAGCCGGCGTTGAGTCCGGAGCGAACGCATGGACGCGCCCGCCGACGAAAAAGGTTTACCGACCCAGGCGGCGTCCGCCGCCTGGGACTTGTCGCCACGTTGGCAGAGCTTCTTCGGCCGGCTTAACCTCCTGTTCGGCGCAGTTGCGACGTGATGGCTTTTTTCCCAAGCTTGGCGCGCGGGCAACCCCGCCGTGCTCGATGCCTTGGATGCGAAGCAGCCCGCGTTCTGGTACACGCCGCATCTGGTGCCGCGCCTGTGCGCCCTGGCAGCGGCACTGCGCGACGACGGGGAAGCGGCCCGCAAACGACTGGCTGTGTCGCGGCGATATGCTGAGGGAGCGGCCGATCCCTCGCTACGTACTGAAGAGGCACGTTTGCGGCGAGACATCGAGGCCTTGATCGACAACGGTCGCGTTTCGAAGCGCAGCGATCGGGAGACAGTAGCGTCTGTATGAATACCACTGCAGCGGGATCGGCTTCGAATAGAAACCCCTGGCTAGCCGCGATCGCGCTGTCGGCCGCG is a window of Lysobacter antibioticus DNA encoding:
- a CDS encoding helicase HerA-like domain-containing protein, which encodes MASTPGATQNDILIGKAVTTPDSGQVFLHTKLGNRHGLVAGATGTGKTVTLMTLAEGFSRQGVPVFLADVKGDVAGLAMPGTLNDKLQARLGEIGISDFTPAGNPTVFWDLFGKLGHPVRTTVSEMGPTLLARILELNDTQSGVLDIVFKLADDRGLLLLDLEDLRALLGLVADERKDISTSYGLVSTQSVGAIQRSLLRLEQEGGAHFFGEPALELNDLMRTTSDGRGVINILAADSLILKPRLYSSFLLWLLSELFEQLPEVGDLDRPKLVFVFDEAHLLFDDAPPALQQRVEQVVRIIRSKGVGVYFCSQFPDDIPDNILGQLGNRVQHALRAFTPRDQKAVKTAAETFVPNPALKVAEVISQLGTGEALVSTLQDKGVPMPVERTLVAPPRCRMGAITEAERAQLRAGSPIGPKYDTSIDRESAAEMLAKRAETAAVQADAPAAKTREQDDQEEGGIGQSIKDAVFGTKRRQGMVETMAKQTARTVGNQIGRQILRGLLGGIFGGKR
- a CDS encoding transglycosylase SLT domain-containing protein, which codes for MPASLRIPGALAPLAAALALSCLSPDAAALSKRDQAAVDALTQRMQSGEARYQSALVKIRNADPAGRRESDAALEDMEDVIAACMKQKGCQLTTMLAGYKRLLKANADASTAAGDEEVDEGGTLDSEGLGADVPEAARAAALLSDDGQRFVKMVQYNPAVQAGIRRWLTDMRGSLIQTHENYQYMRQMMWPQFERAGLPEALLFGIMAKESNGKVHVTSRAGAAGPLQFMFATGKRFGLGDDGSGFDTRYDPRASSEAAASYLNERLGQLNNSIEMSLAAYNGGEGRALRINNASGGRNFWDESVYNQFPAETRDYVPMVIAAAWLYLHPREYGLRFPRIDAKPAPLRLSKATSIYELTICLGNGGTREGYMRALRNLNPRYQPSSYLAAGTSLNATVKMVGLYNRWCTQGKRADLAHTLVMSDASNAIVRIGPLTVLPSSDGAVDGTQPTTIAAGELAGLASPQAPAKKKPATPRDYRVQRGETLTDVAQKFQCDTKQLAKANGIKAPRYMVKPGQKLKLNGCGP